One window of Candidatus Wallbacteria bacterium genomic DNA carries:
- a CDS encoding TIGR00730 family Rossman fold protein codes for MKRICVYCGSNSGSASYMDAARRLGLELAGRKLELVYGGAAAGLMGEVADSVMKAGGKAIGVIPKLFSDRLSHRGLTELHVVETMHERKTKMFDLADGFIALPGGFGTLEEIFEVVTWAQLGINRKPCGLLNVDGYFDHLLLFLDNAAACGFIRETHRNMLLTTDDPAQMLAMMESYRMTDTGKWVETRV; via the coding sequence ATGAAAAGGATCTGCGTATATTGCGGCTCGAATTCAGGATCTGCATCATACATGGATGCAGCCCGCAGGCTCGGCCTGGAACTTGCCGGGCGCAAGCTGGAGCTTGTTTACGGCGGTGCGGCAGCCGGCCTGATGGGAGAAGTTGCCGACTCTGTGATGAAAGCCGGCGGCAAGGCCATAGGCGTGATCCCGAAGCTTTTTTCAGACAGGCTGTCCCACAGGGGACTGACTGAACTTCACGTGGTGGAGACTATGCACGAGCGCAAGACGAAAATGTTCGACCTGGCTGACGGTTTCATCGCTCTGCCCGGAGGGTTCGGCACTCTGGAAGAGATCTTCGAGGTAGTCACCTGGGCTCAGCTCGGAATCAACCGCAAGCCCTGCGGCCTTCTCAATGTGGACGGATATTTCGACCATCTGCTGCTCTTCCTGGACAATGCAGCAGCCTGCGGATTCATCAGAGAGACCCACAGAAACATGCTGCTTACTACCGATGACCCGGCCCAGATGCTAGCAATGATGGAATCCTACCGCATGACTGACACAGGTAAATGGGTGGAGACTCGGGTTTGA